The Ferrimicrobium sp. genome segment CGACTACTTCCTCAGGAAATTCTGGGACAATCTTGCCAGCGGCGATCTCATCGAAGGCCAGGGAGAGTGACTTCGCAGCATCTGACTCCATCTGCGGTGGGATCAACGTTCCAAGGCCATCGCCGAGCCGACTACGGTACTCATTGATCTGGCGCGCTCGCTTGGCTGCAAGGGAGACGAGGATAAATTTTGATCCTGTCTCCTCAAGAAGGACCTCGATCGGTGGCATAAGCATCGATCTTGAACGTTCCATAGTTGGCTCCTCAATGTTGTAGAACTCTGTCTGTCGTAGAGCTCTGTATGATGTAGAACTCTGCAACCGGGGCGGACGCTCCGTGACACACCAGCAAATACCGGCCTACCACGACCGCTATTCTAGT includes the following:
- the rpoZ gene encoding DNA-directed RNA polymerase subunit omega, whose product is MERSRSMLMPPIEVLLEETGSKFILVSLAAKRARQINEYRSRLGDGLGTLIPPQMESDAAKSLSLAFDEIAAGKIVPEFPEEVVEEPIDDDEPE